CCCTGGCACGGGCCGGTGCCGAACCCGGTGTAGCGCTTGACCTCCTCGATGTCGTCGTAGCCGCGGGCGAGAGCGTGGTCGATGTCGGCCAGCGTCACGTCCTCGCACCGGCACACGATGATCTTTCCCTTGCGCGTCATGCGAGAGCCTCCCGCGCGGCCGTCGCCCCCGCGCGCTCGCCCTGGTCGGCGGCGGCGCGCGGACCGACGAACCCGCACACGTCGCCGCACGCGAACACGCCGGCGACCGACGTGCGCCCGTCGGCGTCGACCTCGACCGCGAACCCGCCGCGCGCCGGGTCGAATCGGACGGCGCAGCCGTGCTGGCGCGGCGCCTCGGACGCCGGCGACGGCGTATCCCATACGGCGACCAGGTCGCACGGTACGCGGTCGACCCGGCCGCCGCGGTCGACATCGACGGCCTTGACCCACACGCGCCCGCGCACCCCGACCACGCGCGCGTCGTCGCCGTCGACCTCGACGACGTCGCTGCCGGCGCCGCGAAGCGCCGCCGCGAGCGCCGCGGGATAGTCGCCGCGCCCGACGACCACGGCCCGCGTCCCGGCGACCACTCGGTGGCGCACCAGCAGCCGGCCGACCGCGCGCGCGGCCATCACGCCCGGCCGATCGTTGTTGACGAACAACTGGTTGATCGCGTAACCACCCGTCGCGTAGACGTAGCGGCGGGCGCGCACGCGCGTGAGCCGCTCGGGGGACGCCACCGCGAGCAGCCCGCCGTCGTCCTCGGGATAGAACGCGACGGCGGTCGACCGCGACGCGAAGCGCACACCGGCCCGCCGCGCCGCGTCGACGCGAGCCTCGACCGCCGCGCGGCCGGCCCGCGGATCGGCCCATTCACTGCCGCCGGCGACGTCGTGCTCGTCCACCAACAGGACGTCGGCCCCGGCCGCCGCCGCCGCCGTCGCCGCGGCGAGCCCCGCGGGGCCGGCACCGACGACCGCGACGTCCGGTTCGTCGACGGCCGGCTCGGGAAACGCCGGCGCCGGACGGTCGGGCAGCTCGCCGAGGCCGCCGAGCTGACGAACCATCCGGTTGACGACGGAGTTGAGCACGCGAGAGCCGGTCATCAGGGTGTGGTGGTCCATCCCCTGGGGAAACAGCCAGTCGACGGCACCGAGCACGTCGAGGTCGGGCGAGGGGTAGGCGTTTTGCCCCGCGACCTCCATGCCGTCGCGGCACGGCTCCATGCACGCGCGCACGTTCGGCACCCCGTCGACGCGCATCAGGCACGCGCCGCAATGGCCCTCGAGACAGAAGAACCCGCGCGGGCGGTGGTACTTGAGCGAGCGCGACAGCACGCGCACGTCGCTCGCGGACAGCGCGACGGCCACGCTGTCGCCGGCGTAGGCGCGCACCGGGCGGCCGTCACAACGGAGGTCGATCGGGCGGGCGTCCTCGGCCAGGGGAAGGCGTTTCACGGCCGGCGTACTGTATCCCGAATGACCGCGGCGCACGTCGCGCCCGCGGCGGATCGCGCGAGCCGCGATCGCCGGCTGAGCAGTTGTCGCGCGTCGCGGGAATCGAGTAAGGTGCGGGCTCAGAGGGCCGGGGTCGGCACTCGGGGAGCAACCACCATGTCGCAAGCCACCAGGCCGTGTCCGTATTGCGGCGCTGCCGTACTCGCCGCGGCCCAGCACTGCGGGACGTGCGGCAGGCCCGTGCCGCCGGCGCCGGGCGGATCCGGCGGTCCAGCCAAGACGATCTTCGGCGTGGCGCCGCCGACCATCCAGCCTCCGGGCGGAGCGCCGGCCGCGCCGCCGCAGCAGCCGGGCCCACAGCAGCCGGCCGCGCCGCCGCAGCAGCAGCCCGCCCCGCCGCAACCCGGAGTC
This window of the Deltaproteobacteria bacterium genome carries:
- a CDS encoding FAD-dependent oxidoreductase encodes the protein MRRGGLLLRRRGRLLWARLLRRRGRRSARRLDGRRRHAEDRLGWTAGSARRRRHGPAARPAVLGRGEYGSAAIRTRPGGLRHGGCSPSADPGPLSPHLTRFPRRATTAQPAIAARAIRRGRDVRRGHSGYSTPAVKRLPLAEDARPIDLRCDGRPVRAYAGDSVAVALSASDVRVLSRSLKYHRPRGFFCLEGHCGACLMRVDGVPNVRACMEPCRDGMEVAGQNAYPSPDLDVLGAVDWLFPQGMDHHTLMTGSRVLNSVVNRMVRQLGGLGELPDRPAPAFPEPAVDEPDVAVVGAGPAGLAAATAAAAAGADVLLVDEHDVAGGSEWADPRAGRAAVEARVDAARRAGVRFASRSTAVAFYPEDDGGLLAVASPERLTRVRARRYVYATGGYAINQLFVNNDRPGVMAARAVGRLLVRHRVVAGTRAVVVGRGDYPAALAAALRGAGSDVVEVDGDDARVVGVRGRVWVKAVDVDRGGRVDRVPCDLVAVWDTPSPASEAPRQHGCAVRFDPARGGFAVEVDADGRTSVAGVFACGDVCGFVGPRAAADQGERAGATAAREALA